The following are encoded in a window of Candidatus Bathyarchaeota archaeon genomic DNA:
- a CDS encoding DUF424 family protein gives MPASVKDGGEEGGCLVYVRMVDLKGRRLVAVCDEEILGKTFREGRLRLEVSEQFYKGMLTSMDEAVKLVSDADIANLAGRSIVDAVLRQGLADQRAVITVSGIPHLQILRF, from the coding sequence ATGCCTGCCTCGGTTAAGGATGGGGGAGAGGAGGGGGGATGCCTAGTATACGTTAGGATGGTCGACCTTAAGGGGAGGAGGCTCGTAGCCGTGTGCGATGAGGAGATACTGGGTAAAACCTTCAGGGAAGGCAGGCTGAGGCTGGAGGTCTCGGAGCAGTTCTATAAGGGGATGCTCACATCCATGGATGAAGCCGTCAAGCTGGTATCCGATGCTGACATAGCCAACCTGGCCGGGAGATCCATAGTGGACGCGGTGTTAAGGCAGGGCTTGGCGGATCAAAGGGCTGTGATAACGGTCTCGGGGATACCCCATCTACAGATACTGAGATTTTAA
- the eif1A gene encoding translation initiation factor eIF-1A — protein sequence MGKKKVISEEELREMVLPGEGQVLGVVTQMLGFDRLMVKCEDGYSRVCRIRGKMKRRVWIKVGDVVLVEPWDFQSESRGDIVWRYTESQAETLRRKRLLTLERI from the coding sequence ATGGGTAAGAAGAAGGTGATAAGCGAGGAGGAGCTGAGGGAGATGGTCCTGCCTGGGGAGGGGCAGGTCCTAGGCGTGGTAACCCAGATGCTGGGGTTCGACAGGCTCATGGTAAAATGCGAAGACGGGTACAGCAGGGTGTGCAGGATCCGGGGGAAGATGAAGAGGCGGGTTTGGATAAAGGTGGGGGACGTCGTACTGGTCGAGCCCTGGGACTTCCAATCCGAGTCGAGGGGCGACATAGTATGGAGGTATACTGAGAGCCAGGCTGAGACCCTGAGGCGTAAGAGGCTCCTAACCTTGGAGAGGATCTAG
- a CDS encoding serine protein kinase RIO yields MDRAERKVTLEERRYIVEQLMKHKRSEEWEVLEEVFDKPTLLNLYQLLNRRALARVHGVVKAGKESRIYWGETPDGREAAIKIYLTVSSEFKKGMLSYILGDPRFPRVRRDARTLIQLWARKEYKNLSAAYKAGVRVPEPLTVKGNILVMEFIGEKGVPAPLLREASNLRMEEAYRRILGMVRALYDGAGLVHADLSEYNVMIWRGEPVFIDLSQAVHRDHPSAEPYLRRDLENLNKFFSRRGVEVVDAGELTRWVMGGHE; encoded by the coding sequence ATGGATAGGGCTGAGAGGAAGGTAACCCTGGAGGAGCGGAGATACATAGTAGAGCAGCTGATGAAGCATAAGCGGAGCGAGGAATGGGAGGTACTCGAGGAGGTATTCGATAAGCCCACCCTCCTAAACCTTTACCAGCTCCTGAACAGGAGGGCTCTAGCCAGGGTCCACGGCGTGGTGAAGGCGGGGAAGGAGTCCCGGATCTACTGGGGAGAGACGCCCGATGGGAGGGAGGCCGCCATAAAGATATACCTGACCGTGAGCTCGGAGTTCAAGAAGGGGATGCTCAGCTACATCCTCGGGGATCCCAGGTTCCCCAGGGTGAGGAGGGACGCCCGCACCTTGATCCAGCTTTGGGCTAGGAAGGAGTATAAGAACCTCTCAGCCGCCTATAAGGCGGGGGTGAGGGTCCCCGAGCCCTTAACCGTGAAAGGCAACATCCTGGTGATGGAGTTCATAGGGGAGAAGGGGGTGCCGGCCCCCCTCCTAAGGGAGGCGTCGAATCTAAGGATGGAGGAGGCTTACAGGAGGATACTCGGCATGGTACGCGCCCTATACGATGGAGCGGGCCTCGTACACGCCGACCTCAGCGAATACAACGTGATGATTTGGAGGGGCGAGCCGGTGTTCATAGACTTATCCCAGGCGGTCCATAGGGACCATCCCTCAGCCGAACCCTACCTGAGGAGGGACCTGGAGAACCTGAACAAGTTCTTCTCCAGGAGGGGCGTTGAGGTCGTGGATGCCGGGGAGCTGACCCGGTGGGTGATGGGAGGCCATGAATAA
- a CDS encoding RNA-processing protein (similar to yeast Dim2p protein that is essential for 40S ribosomal subunit; structural studies show binding to 3' end of 16S rRNA in complex with archaeal IF2 alpha), whose translation MNNRLSFNIPRERVGVLIGRGGRVKEHIEESLRVNLKVDGSLGAVEVEGSDSNPMSVWRARDVVLAIGRGFPPEKAFKLLSSDEYLLDVMDLRSILGRSENAIRRVKGRIIGREGKTRRIIEEVAGVDISVYGHTVSIIGLYENIVIARDAIKMLIEGKTHATVYRFLSERRRELKKLSKTKLWE comes from the coding sequence ATGAATAACAGGCTCTCATTCAATATACCCAGGGAGAGGGTTGGGGTCCTCATAGGCCGGGGAGGAAGGGTTAAGGAGCATATAGAGGAGAGCCTCCGGGTAAACCTCAAGGTGGACGGCTCCCTGGGCGCCGTGGAGGTTGAGGGCTCGGACTCCAATCCCATGAGCGTCTGGAGGGCTAGGGACGTCGTACTGGCCATAGGGAGGGGTTTCCCGCCGGAGAAGGCCTTCAAGCTCCTCTCAAGCGATGAATACCTCCTGGACGTAATGGATCTGAGATCCATCCTTGGGAGATCCGAGAACGCTATAAGGAGGGTGAAGGGGAGGATCATAGGCAGGGAAGGGAAGACCAGGAGGATAATCGAGGAGGTGGCGGGCGTGGACATCTCCGTATATGGACACACGGTCTCGATAATAGGCCTGTACGAGAACATCGTAATAGCAAGGGATGCGATTAAAATGCTTATAGAAGGTAAGACCCACGCCACAGTGTACAGGTTCCTCAGCGAGAGGAGGAGGGAGCTGAAGAAGCTTTCTAAGACGAAGCTCTGGGAATGA
- a CDS encoding DNA topoisomerase VI subunit B, whose product MSLEAFQEISPADFFYRNRDIAGFTNPSRALYSTVRELVENSLDACETSMIPPDIYVRLRQPVETEKYPTTYEVRVKDNGLGVPPDVIPSAFGQVLFGSKYRLRQARGTFGLGVKMALLYGQITTHSATRVVSATIGSDKIHEYTLNMDIQSNKPIILERKVKPNNGGWHGTIVEFSTEGDYPRAMPKIIEYLRQTAIVAPYADITFVDPKGRIYRFERATSKMPKPPKETKPHPEGVDVETFKRLLAASEAKTLRDFMMESFQRIGRKTAEAFLEYAGLDPKKTVASLSPEEILLIVNSMKSYGRFLPPDASCLSPLGEELLEAGIRKVLKPEFVAVHQRPAASYSGYPFIVEVGIAYGGGIPKEDKVALLRFANKIPLLFDEASDVSWKVVNSLDWRRYKITMDMPIAVITHLCSTKIPYKTVGKEYIADRPEIEREILCGLREVARRLSTFISKRRSVELERKRLNIFLKYLPKLASFSTRLAGKKEEPDIKKLLRKVSRLVPVDEG is encoded by the coding sequence TTGAGCTTGGAGGCCTTCCAGGAGATAAGCCCCGCAGACTTCTTCTACAGGAACAGGGACATAGCCGGCTTCACGAACCCCTCCAGGGCCCTATACTCGACTGTGAGGGAGCTGGTGGAGAACTCCCTGGACGCCTGCGAGACCAGCATGATACCCCCGGACATCTACGTGAGGCTTAGACAACCAGTGGAGACGGAGAAGTACCCTACGACTTATGAGGTCAGGGTCAAGGACAACGGGTTGGGGGTACCCCCGGACGTCATACCGTCGGCCTTCGGCCAGGTCCTTTTCGGATCCAAGTACAGGCTTAGACAGGCCAGGGGGACCTTCGGCCTGGGCGTGAAGATGGCCCTCCTCTACGGGCAGATAACCACCCATTCAGCCACCAGGGTGGTCTCAGCCACCATCGGAAGCGACAAGATCCATGAATACACCCTCAACATGGATATACAGAGCAATAAGCCCATAATCCTCGAGAGGAAGGTTAAACCCAACAATGGGGGATGGCATGGCACCATAGTGGAGTTCTCCACGGAAGGAGACTATCCGAGGGCCATGCCCAAGATAATAGAGTACCTCAGGCAGACCGCCATAGTAGCCCCATACGCGGATATAACCTTCGTGGACCCTAAGGGTCGAATATACAGGTTTGAAAGGGCGACCTCCAAGATGCCTAAGCCGCCCAAGGAGACGAAGCCCCACCCCGAGGGGGTGGACGTTGAAACCTTTAAGAGGCTCCTAGCCGCCTCCGAGGCTAAGACCCTGAGGGATTTCATGATGGAGAGCTTCCAGAGGATAGGGAGGAAGACCGCTGAAGCCTTCCTGGAGTACGCGGGGCTAGACCCTAAAAAAACGGTGGCCAGCCTCTCCCCTGAGGAGATACTCCTCATAGTGAACTCCATGAAGAGCTATGGGAGGTTCCTGCCACCCGACGCCTCATGCCTATCCCCCCTGGGGGAGGAGCTCCTGGAGGCCGGCATAAGGAAGGTCTTGAAGCCCGAGTTCGTAGCGGTCCACCAGAGACCAGCCGCATCCTATTCAGGCTATCCCTTCATAGTGGAGGTGGGGATAGCCTATGGTGGAGGGATCCCGAAGGAGGATAAAGTGGCGCTTCTAAGGTTCGCGAACAAGATACCCCTCCTGTTCGACGAGGCCAGCGACGTCTCATGGAAGGTGGTGAACAGCCTGGACTGGCGGAGATACAAGATCACCATGGATATGCCCATAGCGGTTATAACCCATCTATGCAGCACGAAGATACCCTACAAGACCGTGGGGAAAGAGTACATAGCGGATCGGCCTGAGATCGAGAGGGAGATACTCTGCGGCTTAAGGGAGGTAGCCAGGAGGCTCTCCACATTCATATCCAAGAGGAGGAGCGTGGAGTTGGAGAGGAAGAGGCTGAACATATTCCTGAAGTATCTCCCGAAGCTCGCAAGCTTCTCCACCAGGCTTGCGGGGAAGAAGGAGGAACCCGACATAAAAAAGCTCCTAAGGAAGGTGTCGAGGCTTGTCCCCGTCGATGAGGGATAG
- a CDS encoding DNA topoisomerase IV subunit A — translation MRDRKRRVEEALIKVGSSIYEQLRMGSFPYVELPSRSTSNIYYDEEYRQYILGGRRIRRSSRNIRHIRPLTQLVWAAYFVKELTGQGKTSTLRDVYYSAQAYEMNFKDQPESDNVLTDLEALIGHPREDFNVFPEERSAIFGDLTIEYTVPGYEGRRLNLTSHPDGVMIGPALTNAEFVECKADKVIAVEKGALFTRFVEERVHERFNAILVQTAGQAPRATRALIRRLNVELNLPVIVLTDGDPWGMHIAMVIISGSANAAHVRELNTPDAKWMGVWATDIIEYKLPTDPLNDLDIKRLHELSKDPRYKDPLWRREINAFLKIKRKAEQEAFSRYGLTFIVDEYLPAKIEEFDKETG, via the coding sequence ATGAGGGATAGGAAGAGGAGGGTGGAGGAGGCCCTCATAAAGGTAGGCTCATCCATATATGAGCAGCTCAGGATGGGGAGCTTCCCATACGTTGAGCTCCCCAGCAGATCCACATCAAACATATACTACGATGAGGAGTACAGGCAGTACATCCTAGGGGGTAGGAGGATCCGCCGGAGCTCCAGGAACATCCGGCATATAAGGCCTCTCACCCAGCTGGTATGGGCTGCCTACTTCGTGAAGGAGCTCACGGGGCAGGGTAAGACGAGCACCCTCAGGGACGTCTATTATTCAGCCCAGGCGTACGAGATGAACTTCAAGGACCAGCCGGAGAGCGACAACGTCCTCACGGACCTGGAGGCCCTGATAGGCCATCCAAGGGAGGACTTCAACGTATTCCCCGAGGAGAGGAGCGCCATATTCGGAGACCTAACCATAGAGTACACGGTCCCAGGCTACGAGGGGCGGAGATTGAACCTGACGAGCCATCCGGACGGCGTCATGATAGGACCGGCCCTGACCAACGCGGAGTTCGTGGAATGCAAAGCCGACAAGGTTATAGCCGTGGAGAAGGGCGCTTTGTTCACCCGCTTCGTCGAGGAGAGGGTCCATGAGAGGTTTAACGCCATACTGGTTCAAACAGCAGGGCAGGCTCCCAGAGCCACCAGGGCCCTCATAAGGAGGTTGAACGTGGAGCTCAACCTCCCGGTGATAGTGCTCACGGACGGCGACCCATGGGGCATGCACATAGCCATGGTCATAATAAGCGGATCGGCCAACGCAGCCCACGTGAGGGAGCTCAACACCCCCGATGCGAAATGGATGGGGGTATGGGCCACCGATATAATCGAGTATAAGCTGCCCACCGACCCGTTGAACGACCTCGACATCAAGAGGCTCCACGAGCTCAGCAAGGACCCGAGATATAAGGATCCATTGTGGAGGAGGGAGATAAACGCCTTCCTAAAGATAAAGAGGAAGGCGGAGCAGGAGGCCTTCAGCAGATACGGCCTCACATTCATAGTGGATGAGTACCTGCCAGCCAAGATAGAGGAATTCGACAAGGAGACGGGTTGA
- a CDS encoding ribosome biogenesis/translation initiation ATPase RLI encodes MGRVAVIDADRCRPKDCTRPCISFCPMVRSRVEAIRMDEERGLPLIVEELCSGCGICVKKCPFHAVKVTNIPEELEGECVHRYGPNSFKLYRLPIPKRGFITGLIGKNGIGKTTALRILSGYVKPNLGEWGSPPSWDAVIRRFRGSLLQNYFRDLSAGKLRVVVKPQNLLDLFSDTSLKASELMDDLDDPSPGSKGVLEMLDVAGLMDKRLEVLSGGELQRVALALSICREGDVYIFDEPSSHLDVYQRIRASKAIRSLVDHGKTVIVSEHDLVMLDYLSDQVCILYGEPGVYGIVSHVHGSRQGINVYLDGYIPDENVRFRRDSIRFHAVSPKVRDKSPGIDWPEMNFSYDGFSLKVEGGDVRSGEIMVILGPNGIGKTTFIKLIAGLLPSGEERLPSKWLRIAYKPQHIYSRYEGTTGELLSHVEIAADLRDVFKEKILEPLNLTFLLDKRVGQLSGGELQKVAVAACILRDADIYLIDEPSAYLDVEERLTVSKIIREIVEERGKYAFVVEHDLTAAHMLADAVMIFQGTPGVIGVANPPLPFGEGINQFLKEMDVTFRRDPDSGRLRANKPGSRMDRIQRERGEYYTYIAE; translated from the coding sequence TTGGGTAGGGTTGCGGTGATAGATGCGGATCGTTGCAGGCCTAAGGATTGTACGAGGCCCTGTATAAGCTTCTGCCCCATGGTGAGGAGCCGAGTCGAAGCCATAAGGATGGATGAGGAGAGGGGCCTCCCCTTGATAGTGGAGGAGCTGTGCTCAGGATGCGGCATATGCGTGAAGAAGTGTCCCTTCCACGCGGTCAAGGTTACGAATATACCTGAGGAGTTGGAGGGGGAGTGCGTCCACCGCTACGGCCCCAACTCCTTCAAGCTTTACAGGCTGCCCATCCCTAAGAGGGGCTTCATAACCGGGTTGATAGGAAAGAACGGCATAGGCAAGACCACGGCGCTCCGGATATTATCCGGCTACGTGAAGCCCAACCTGGGCGAGTGGGGTTCACCCCCCTCCTGGGACGCCGTCATAAGGAGGTTCAGGGGCTCCCTCCTCCAGAACTACTTCAGGGATCTAAGCGCGGGGAAGCTGAGGGTGGTCGTCAAGCCCCAGAACCTGCTCGACCTCTTCTCGGATACGAGCTTGAAGGCCTCGGAGCTCATGGATGACCTGGACGATCCATCGCCGGGCTCCAAGGGGGTGTTGGAGATGCTGGATGTCGCCGGCCTCATGGATAAGCGCCTGGAGGTTCTCAGCGGGGGCGAGCTTCAAAGGGTGGCCCTAGCCCTGAGCATATGCCGGGAAGGCGACGTATACATATTCGATGAGCCCAGCAGCCACCTAGATGTATATCAGAGGATCAGGGCCTCCAAGGCGATCAGAAGCTTGGTGGATCATGGGAAGACCGTTATAGTATCCGAGCACGACCTGGTGATGCTCGACTACCTTTCAGATCAAGTATGCATCCTATACGGTGAGCCGGGGGTCTACGGGATAGTATCCCACGTCCATGGATCGAGGCAGGGGATAAACGTTTACCTGGACGGGTACATACCCGATGAGAACGTGAGGTTTAGGAGGGATAGCATAAGGTTCCATGCGGTGAGTCCTAAAGTTCGAGATAAAAGCCCTGGGATAGACTGGCCCGAGATGAACTTCTCCTACGACGGCTTCTCCCTGAAGGTCGAGGGTGGAGACGTGAGATCCGGCGAGATAATGGTCATACTGGGACCCAACGGCATAGGCAAGACCACGTTCATCAAGTTGATAGCTGGGCTGCTCCCCTCCGGGGAGGAGCGATTGCCCTCAAAATGGCTCAGGATCGCCTATAAGCCCCAGCACATATACTCCCGATACGAGGGCACGACCGGGGAGCTCCTCAGCCACGTGGAGATAGCGGCGGATCTCAGGGATGTATTCAAAGAGAAGATACTTGAACCGTTGAATCTAACCTTCCTCCTGGATAAGAGGGTAGGCCAGCTGAGCGGGGGGGAGTTGCAGAAGGTCGCCGTAGCCGCCTGCATCCTCAGGGACGCCGACATCTACCTCATCGACGAGCCCAGCGCATACCTGGACGTGGAGGAGAGGCTCACGGTCTCGAAGATCATACGTGAAATAGTCGAGGAGAGGGGGAAATACGCGTTCGTCGTGGAGCACGACCTGACCGCGGCCCACATGCTCGCCGACGCCGTCATGATATTCCAGGGCACCCCAGGGGTTATCGGGGTGGCGAACCCCCCATTACCGTTCGGCGAGGGGATAAACCAGTTCCTAAAGGAGATGGATGTCACCTTCAGGAGGGATCCTGACTCAGGCCGTCTAAGAGCGAACAAGCCTGGAAGCAGGATGGATAGGATCCAAAGGGAGCGCGGTGAATACTACACTTACATTGCTGAATAG
- a CDS encoding antitoxin, with translation MSSTVSIRVPRRVKELLQELNIDWYGKVKEYLEELIKEELRNRILNEADEIRSSIGAETSPAAKLIREDRENAR, from the coding sequence ATGAGCTCCACCGTCAGCATAAGGGTGCCTAGAAGGGTTAAGGAGCTCCTCCAGGAGCTGAACATAGACTGGTACGGTAAAGTCAAGGAATACCTTGAGGAGCTCATAAAGGAGGAGCTGAGGAACCGGATACTAAACGAAGCCGACGAGATTAGGAGCTCCATAGGAGCGGAGACCAGCCCAGCCGCCAAGCTCATACGCGAGGATAGAGAGAATGCCCGCTGA
- a CDS encoding type II toxin-antitoxin system VapC family toxin, protein MPAEAVLDASAIAALYTPEAHSGWVRDAVRRHRRFHILDLTFYEVSNALWKKLLLREMKGSEMDRALRGAWKFMDTLCLTHSHKEVRERSLEASIRYALTIYDSSYLALAENLGVKLITVDMDLHERLRETPLDRMLVHP, encoded by the coding sequence ATGCCCGCTGAAGCTGTCCTCGACGCCTCCGCGATAGCGGCCCTCTACACGCCCGAGGCGCATAGCGGATGGGTCAGAGACGCCGTTCGGAGGCACCGTAGATTCCACATCCTGGACCTAACCTTCTACGAGGTCTCCAACGCCCTATGGAAGAAACTCCTCCTAAGGGAGATGAAAGGCAGCGAAATGGACAGGGCGCTTAGGGGAGCCTGGAAGTTCATGGACACCCTCTGCCTCACCCACAGCCACAAGGAGGTTAGGGAGAGATCCCTAGAGGCCTCCATCAGATATGCCTTGACGATCTACGACTCATCATACCTCGCCCTTGCCGAAAATCTAGGCGTGAAACTCATAACCGTCGATATGGACCTCCATGAGAGGCTAAGGGAAACCCCCCTGGACAGGATGCTAGTTCATCCCTGA
- a CDS encoding PIN domain-containing protein, with protein sequence MRLGVDTSVLVASVKRRGEKFHGSTLQLSDIIKDRGLRAVASSLTLIELPGALASTTMPVEKIFEVESSIQENFNLYIPSYEEYIDKTVELMMEFRDLKRSLKIGAADFHHLATSIKEKCEFFVTVDENHLLRPEVKQALQKYVAILNPEEALKTLMNSDPE encoded by the coding sequence TTGAGGCTAGGCGTGGACACGAGTGTTTTAGTCGCCTCAGTGAAGAGGAGGGGCGAGAAATTCCACGGCTCCACATTGCAGCTGAGCGACATCATTAAGGATAGGGGCCTCCGCGCGGTAGCATCGTCCCTCACGTTAATAGAATTGCCGGGGGCCCTGGCCTCGACCACCATGCCAGTCGAGAAAATTTTTGAAGTAGAGTCCTCAATACAGGAAAACTTTAACTTATACATCCCATCCTACGAAGAATACATCGATAAAACGGTCGAATTAATGATGGAGTTCCGAGACCTGAAGAGATCCCTAAAGATAGGGGCAGCGGACTTCCACCACCTCGCGACATCCATCAAGGAAAAATGCGAATTCTTCGTAACAGTCGATGAAAACCATCTACTGAGACCCGAGGTTAAACAAGCCCTCCAAAAGTACGTGGCGATCCTCAATCCGGAAGAAGCCCTTAAAACGCTGATGAACTCCGATCCAGAATAA
- a CDS encoding SdpI family protein has protein sequence MRKIGIIALAIVLFSFLMGAYFYPKMPERMVSHWNHRGEVDGYTSRLWGSFTLPFILAGLSLLFTAIPKIDPLKANIEKFRRHYDRFIILVLIFTLSVHLQIILWNIGVKLSPNLTFPIGLSILFYYAGILCENSKRNWFIGIRTPWTLSSERVWDKTHRIGGKLFKISGVIALLGIPLQRYIIFLVLTPAILTAIYTTVYSCFEYQKEIN, from the coding sequence ATGAGGAAGATAGGGATAATAGCCCTGGCAATAGTCTTATTCTCCTTCTTAATGGGCGCCTACTTCTATCCCAAGATGCCGGAGAGGATGGTCTCCCACTGGAACCATCGGGGAGAGGTGGACGGCTACACCTCAAGGCTCTGGGGATCCTTCACCCTACCCTTCATCCTCGCCGGGCTCAGCCTACTCTTCACCGCCATCCCCAAGATTGACCCGTTGAAGGCGAATATCGAAAAATTCAGAAGACACTACGATAGATTCATCATCCTAGTCCTCATATTCACGCTCTCCGTCCATCTCCAGATAATCCTATGGAACATCGGGGTGAAGCTCAGCCCTAACCTAACCTTCCCGATCGGGCTCAGCATCCTATTCTATTACGCTGGGATCCTCTGCGAGAACTCGAAGAGGAACTGGTTCATAGGGATAAGGACCCCCTGGACCCTAAGCAGCGAAAGAGTATGGGATAAAACCCACAGGATCGGCGGAAAACTATTCAAGATCTCCGGCGTAATCGCCCTCCTCGGAATCCCCCTCCAAAGATACATCATATTCCTCGTCCTCACCCCGGCAATCCTAACCGCCATATACACAACCGTCTACTCATGCTTTGAGTATCAAAAGGAGATAAATTGA
- a CDS encoding winged helix-turn-helix transcriptional regulator encodes MKLDLLARDGAVEVLRQLCTGEARFKELNRLVPNIRTLSRRLKELQKEELIQRAGIHYRITERGFGAALKIAELERETDRGGVHPDPEEIAKVRCGWLRISLERLTELFLGEFDETLVSLILYGSAVKASFHPGRSDIDLLYVVEDGAGDPWPREGKVFRGFQSTWEYKACDQYFKTRGFHGYPEVTAISLERNHAKRFQPIYLDMLSHRAVLYDKDGFFQDLMEKLEKELKTIGTIRIEHPDGTYGWLLKPDITPGELIEINLGWADGHQQGEG; translated from the coding sequence TTGAAGCTGGATCTATTGGCGAGAGATGGAGCCGTAGAAGTCCTCCGCCAGCTCTGCACAGGAGAAGCTAGATTCAAGGAATTGAACAGACTTGTCCCCAATATCCGGACGCTCAGCAGGAGATTGAAGGAGCTGCAGAAGGAGGAACTAATCCAGAGGGCTGGAATCCATTACAGGATCACGGAGAGGGGCTTCGGGGCCGCCCTCAAAATAGCCGAGTTGGAGCGAGAGACAGACCGGGGAGGAGTCCATCCCGACCCTGAAGAGATTGCTAAGGTCAGGTGTGGATGGTTGAGGATCTCATTGGAGCGGCTCACCGAGCTCTTCCTCGGAGAGTTCGATGAAACACTGGTATCCCTCATCCTCTACGGCTCCGCCGTTAAAGCCTCATTCCATCCAGGCAGGAGCGATATAGACCTGCTCTACGTCGTTGAAGACGGGGCGGGAGATCCATGGCCTCGAGAGGGTAAAGTCTTCAGGGGCTTCCAATCCACATGGGAGTACAAGGCCTGCGACCAATACTTTAAAACCCGGGGATTCCACGGGTACCCGGAGGTAACCGCCATATCCCTCGAGAGGAACCATGCCAAAAGATTCCAGCCCATATACCTCGACATGCTCTCCCATAGGGCCGTACTCTACGATAAGGATGGGTTCTTCCAAGATCTAATGGAGAAGCTGGAGAAAGAGCTTAAAACCATAGGAACCATAAGGATCGAGCATCCAGACGGAACCTACGGCTGGCTCCTAAAACCCGATATAACCCCTGGAGAACTAATAGAGATAAACCTGGGATGGGCAGATGGCCATCAACAAGGAGAGGGCTGA
- a CDS encoding type II toxin-antitoxin system VapC family toxin: MRFVDSNVFIYVLVGSPKENYETAKKILKRIEEGEEAITNTAVIQEIADWLEYNNKRREVEKLLSAMNSYVTIDKKGISWKDVMEAVEDMNKYDLDLVDAITLQTMKKYGVKEIYTNDRDFDRVTWIRRIWM, encoded by the coding sequence TTGAGGTTCGTCGACTCAAATGTTTTCATATACGTCCTCGTCGGATCCCCCAAGGAGAACTACGAGACGGCTAAGAAGATCCTTAAAAGGATCGAGGAAGGAGAGGAAGCGATCACGAATACGGCTGTGATACAGGAGATCGCGGACTGGCTGGAGTACAACAATAAGAGGAGAGAGGTTGAAAAGCTGCTGTCAGCCATGAATTCCTATGTAACCATAGATAAGAAAGGAATCTCCTGGAAAGATGTAATGGAGGCAGTGGAAGACATGAATAAATACGACTTAGACCTCGTCGACGCCATAACACTGCAAACCATGAAGAAATATGGCGTGAAGGAGATATATACAAACGATAGGGACTTCGATAGAGTGACGTGGATTAGGAGAATCTGGATGTGA
- a CDS encoding AbrB/MazE/SpoVT family DNA-binding domain-containing protein, translating to MGTQVKVLQKGKITIPVEVRERLGIKEGDTLTLEVSGGRVFLLPQRALLNPTEALDGLARDISLEEPIEEALRRAAAARVKGKLARAKI from the coding sequence TTGGGTACTCAGGTTAAGGTGCTCCAAAAGGGTAAGATAACGATACCGGTTGAGGTTAGGGAGAGGCTCGGGATAAAGGAGGGCGATACATTAACGCTCGAGGTTTCCGGTGGAAGAGTTTTCCTGCTCCCCCAAAGGGCCCTCCTGAACCCTACAGAGGCGCTCGACGGACTCGCCCGGGATATCTCCCTAGAGGAACCTATCGAGGAGGCTTTGAGGAGGGCGGCTGCCGCCAGGGTTAAGGGGAAATTGGCGAGGGCTAAGATTTGA